CGGCGACGAGACCCTCGTCGTTAGCTCCGACCCCCTTTCGCTGGCCCGCGAACGACTCGGCACGCTGGCCGTCAACGTCGCCTGCAACGACGTGGCCTGCTCCGGTGCGACCCGCGCTGGCTGACGAACGTGGTGTTTCTCCCCGACGACGACCGGGAGACGCTGGATATCGTGACCGAACAGATAGACGAAGCGGCGAAGAATCTCGATGTCGCCATCGTCGGCGGTCACTCCGAGTACGCCCCCGACCTGCCGCGGCCGACGGTGACGATGACAGCGATGGGACTGGCGGACGAGTACATCCCGACCGGCGGGGTGGAACCCGGCGACCGACTCGTGTTGACGAAAGGGGCCGGAATCGAGGGGACGGCTATCCTCGCCACGGATTTCCGCGACGAAGTCGGGACGGATACGACGGTGGATGGGGAATCTGCGGCGGTAGACGGGAAATCGGCGGTGGAAGCGGGTGAATCGTTCTTCGAGGAGATCAGCGTGGCCGAGGACGCCCGCGTCCTCCGGGAGTACGCCCACGCCATGCACGACCCCACGGAAGGCGGCGTGATTACCGGCTTACTGGAGATGGCGGAGGCGTCCGAAATCCGGTTGGAAGTCGCGCGCGACGACGTTCCGGTTCGGGACGTGACGAGGACGCTTTGTGACACGATGTCCGTGGACCCGCTCCGAATTTTCGGCTCGGGCGCGCTCCTCGCGGCGATTCCCGAAGAAGGGGTCGAGGATGCACTCGACGCGATTCGGGACGCCGGAATTTCGGCCGCCGTCATCGGTCACGCCGTCGAAGGGGATGGGGACGGCGAACTCGTACTGGACGACGAGACCATCGTCGACCCGCCGCGCGACGATCTGTATCAGCTCTGGGAGTAGCCAGGTTAGTATCAGCGCCGAGAATCGCCGTTTGGCTACGAACGGGACCGCTCGATGACGTTCAACTCGTCATCGACGACGAGTTCGAGGGTGTCGCCGTCGAACGTGAGCCCAAACGCGACTTCCCATGGGTCGGTCGAGCGGGCGGTCACGTTGCGGTCTGTGATGGCGAATTCGAGTCGCCAGATCGGCGTCGTCGTCGCGTCGAGGCCGTGCTCGTGGCAGAACGAGAGTAAGCCGGGGTCGGCGAGGAGCGCCTCGCGACCCGCAGGATGTCGATGCGGCCACAGTGATCGCACGAACGGTTGATACAGGCTTCGCGCCTGTCCGGCCGCGGGTATCCCGTTTCCGAAGGGGCGACGAACGTCGTCCCGACGCCGTTTCCACAGAGCGGACAGACGCCGCGCGCGAACGCGAGGCGAACGGCCCGGTTGTACTCGCTGGCGTTCGAGATGGCGGTTTCCGCGTCCCCGTTCAGGATTCCGGGTGGCGTGAGGTCGTACTCGTAGAGATACTCGCAGTCGGCACACTGTATCTTGAACAGCGCGTTCTCGTAGGTCGCCTCGACCGTCCCGTCACAGAAGTAGCAGTCCAGATCGAGCGCGGTAGGGGGAAGCGTCGCTTCACCGGTTGCCGTTTCGGCGCGAATCGTCCGGGTCAGCATCGTTCCTTCGGGGCGCAATGCGTACCCTCCGTCGTCGGGATCGACGACGGAATCCACGAGTTGCGAGTGACCGTCCTCCCGGCGCTCGACGAACCGGCCGACGAGTTGCTGGAGGTGGTAGTTGAACCGACTGCTGTCCACCTCGCTGTCAACGCGCGAGCGCAGTTCCGAGAAGGAGAGCGTCGGTGGGGTTCCATCACCGCCCCGTTCGTCGCTGAGCGCCCGGAGGATTTCCGCTCGTACGTCGTTCCCGATGAGGCTGAACGCCTCGTCCGGCGTCACCGCGCCGTACGTCGTCGGTTCGGGATCGTCCTGCATTCGTCGGTACTCCTCGGGCGAGCGGGTAATCCCTTCCGATCATCCCGGAAGTGAAAAAATTCCAACTGAATCGCACTTCAGCGAGTGCTTTAGTGGCACTCTCCGGTATCTGTCGTATGGAACTCGATATTCACGTCGTTGGATTGTGTGGGTGCCTACGCGACGGGAGCGAAACACGAGTTGCCCTCCGAACCGCGCTCGACGCGACGGAGTCGATGGGCGCGACGACGACGCTCGTCGACCTGCGAACGTACGACCTCCCGTTGCTCGATGGGGACGAGGCGACACCGCCCGACGCCGAAGCGCTCCGGGAGACGGTTCGGGACGCCGACGCGGTGCTCCTCGCCACGCCGATGTACCACGGTTCGTACTCCTCGCCGCTGAAAACGGCCCTCGACTACTGCGGATTCGAGGAGTTCGAGGGGAAGACGGTCGGCCTGCTCGCGGTTTCGGGGTGCGGGTTCCCGACTCCCGCGCTCGAACACCTGCGGTCGGTCTGCCGGGCGCTGAACGCGTGGACGCTCCCCGTGGAAGTCGGGATTCCCGACGCCCGCTCGAACATCGAGGATGGGGAAATCACGGACGAAGATACCGCGGACCGCGTCCAGCGACTCGGCGAGCGACTCGTCCTGTTCGCCGGGGTCGATGAGTATCCCGAAGTCGCCAGCACGACGCTCGAATCCGTCACCGGGTTCTGAGAGTGAATCACGTCGATACTCCGAACAGAGACAATTTTCTGGAATTGCGAGTGCAGCACCGACGATGACGAGTTAAGAACGCCCCCGCCCGTTCGCTACGTAGAGAAGAGTTTGATTGATGTGTGGTTGCAGTTACTGAGAAGTAGACTTCGAAAGCCCCCGCCACGCTCGTGGTCGTTGCACGGGATATTTTGGCCTCCCCGCACCGCACGGCCAAAATACTGGCCCGTGCAAGCGACCAGACGAGCGCGAGCGGACGGCCCCTTTCAATCCACCCACACCACCGCAACGGTCCACACGCCTCCCCAACCGATTCCCTCAGTTCGTTTCACTCACTTCGGTCATCCCTCACGCGGGCGCACCACGGGTGCGCCTTCGCGTGCCGTGTGGTCGATTAGTATCACCCATCCCATTCAGCCAAGCGGCGCGCGCGAAGGAATATGGTTGGGGAGACACGTGGGAGGTTGCGGCGGTACTCATGCGGTTCGGCCGTTGTAATCACGGCCTTACCAGAAACAACGTTGAGAGAGCTGGCGGGGGCTTTCGAAGAAGTATTCCCGGTGATTCCACTCACAAATCCACCAAACACGTCTCCTTGGCGTCGCCCGTAAGCCCAAAACGCTAACCAACTCACGGTCGTCCCGTTCCAAAATGGAACTCGCAGAGCACCTCGATACGATCACTCGACGAGATTGGCAGACGATAACTGAACCGGAGGAAACGGTTCGCTTCGCGCTGATCGGTCTTGGCTGGTTCACGACGGAGGCGGTCGTTCCCGCCCTGCGCGAGAGTACGCTTTGTGAGGTGGGTGCGGTCGTCAGCGGATCACCCGAAAAGGCCGCTCGACTCCGCGACGAAACGGGTGCCGACCGAGCGCTGAGCTACGAGGAATTCCACGACGGGGAGGGGACCGACAGTTACGACGCGGTGTACGTCGCCACGCCGAACGCCACCCATCTGGCGTTCGTGGAGACGGCCGCGGACCTCGGTAAGGCCGTCCTCTGTGAGAAACCGATGGAGGCCTCGGCGGCGCGCGCCGAACGACTGGTCGAGGTCGCCGAGACGGCGGGTATTCCGCTGATGGTCGGCTATCGAATGCACACGAATCCGGCCGTCCGACGGATGCGCGAACTCGTGCGGGACGGGTTCATCGGCACGCCCGCACTGGTCGAGGGATCGATGTGCCAGAACGTCTTCGAGATGATTTCGCCGGACCCGAACCTAGTGGCGACTCGACGCCGACCTCGCGGGCGGGTCGGCGCTCATCGACCTCGGTATCTACCCGCTGAACACGGCCAGATTCGTCCTCGATTCCGACCCGGTGAGCGCACAGGGGACGACGAAGAGTCCACACGAACATTTTTCCGAGGTGGACCAGCACGTCTCGTTCGAAGTCGAGTTCGGAAACGGCGTCACGGCGGCGTGCGTCGCCAGCCAGTACGCCCAGCGGGAGAGTCGGTTCAGCGTGATCGGAACGGAAGGGGGACTCACGCTCTCCCCGGCGTTCTTCGGCGAGTCCCAGTTGACGGTCGAGCGGGGCGATACGAAAGCCGCGCTGTCCGTCGAACCCGTGAACGAGGAAGTCGAGGAGTTCGACTACTTCGCCGACCGCTTGCTCTCGGGCCGCGACCCGGAACCCGACGGACGACACGGACTGGTCGATATGCGGGCCATCGAAGCGATTTACGAGTCTGCGGAAACGGGAAAACGAGTGCGCGTCGAAGACTGACGGGCGAGTGCTCAGGGAACGATGACGGCCCGCCCCTCGATTTCCCCGTGCTCCAGTTTTGCCGCGACGTCGTTGATGTCCTCCAGCGCGTACCGCGAGGTTCGCAGGCTCACCTCGCCGCGCGCGACGAGCGACAACAGTTCTTGGAGTTCGGGGTAGGTTCCGACGAGCGTCCCGCGGTAGGCGAAATCGCCGTCCACGAGCGCTTGGGCAGGTTCGTGAATGTGGCCGCCGTAGCCGACGACGTGGTGGTCCCCGCCGCCCGCGAGCACGTCCGGCGCGTAGTCCAAGGTCTCGTCGGCACCGACGAAGTCGATGACCTGCTGGACGCCC
The genomic region above belongs to Haladaptatus sp. R4 and contains:
- a CDS encoding helix-turn-helix domain-containing protein produces the protein MQDDPEPTTYGAVTPDEAFSLIGNDVRAEILRALSDERGGDGTPPTLSFSELRSRVDSEVDSSRFNYHLQQLVGRFVERREDGHSQLVDSVVDPDDGGYALRPEGTMLTRTIRAETATGEATLPPTALDLDCYFCDGTVEATYENALFKIQCADCEYLYEYDLTPPGILNGDAETAISNASEYNRAVRLAFARGVCPLCGNGVGTTFVAPSETGYPRPDRREACINRSCDHCGRIDILRVARRSSPTPAYSRSATSTASTRRRRRSGDSNSPSQTAT
- a CDS encoding NADPH-dependent FMN reductase; this encodes MELDIHVVGLCGCLRDGSETRVALRTALDATESMGATTTLVDLRTYDLPLLDGDEATPPDAEALRETVRDADAVLLATPMYHGSYSSPLKTALDYCGFEEFEGKTVGLLAVSGCGFPTPALEHLRSVCRALNAWTLPVEVGIPDARSNIEDGEITDEDTADRVQRLGERLVLFAGVDEYPEVASTTLESVTGF